CCGCAGCTTAATTTTTTCTCTCTATACAGGAGGTTCCATTATGATCCACGCACAAATTAACCGCGATATTCGCCTCTCTTTGGCTGACCAGATTCTGCTTATCAAAGCGAAAAAAGATCTGACCTTTGCGCAACTCACCGATGGTACGGGCTTATCTGAAGCTTTTGTTACCGCGGCCTTGCTGGGGCAGCATGCACTGCCGGCTGATGCGGCGCGTCTGGTTGGTGAAAAGCTCTCACTGGATGAAGATGCGGTGCTGCTTCTGCAAATGATCCCACTGCGCGGCAGTATTGACGATCGCGTACCCACTGACCCGACCATTTATCGCTTCTATGAAATCCTGCAGGTGTATGGCTCTACGCTGAAGGTGCTGGTGCATGAGAAATTTGGCGACGGCATTATCAGCGCCATTAACTTCAAGCTGGATGTCAAAAAAGTGGCTGACCCGGAAGGCGGTGAACGCGCGGTGATTACGCTTGATGGCAAATATCTGCCGACAAAACCTTTCTAAACCCGAGTAAAGCCTGGCGCGTTATCCGCGCCGGGCTCAAAGAACAATATGAATCAATCTCCTCGTACGGGTCTGATGCTCCTTGTGTTGGTGCTGATTGGCCTGAATATGCGTCCGCTACTCACGTCAATCGGGCCTTTACTCCCGCAATTACGTGCGGCCAGCGGCATGAGTTTTACTGTGGCTTCTCTTCTTACCGCATTACCGATGGTCGCGATGGGCGGACTGGCGCTGGCGGGAGGCTGGATCACTCGTCATATTCGCGAGCGTGATAGCGTGGCGGTCGGTCTGTTGATGATCATTATTGGGGCGCTAATGCGTGAGCTGGCGCCTCACAGCGTGGTGCTGCTGACTAAATAGCTGCGCCTAATACCGCTACACTTTTGCCTGACCATGTTTTCCTCCGGGGAATGGGCTGGCGGTTTCCATAAAATGGCGGACCTTTTTCAGTAACTGCCACATTGAGCGGCACTGATGATTACGGGTTATCGTGTCATGAAGTGCCTGCCATAGCCGTTCCACATGATTCACCCACGGCGAGTAAACCGGCTGGTAAATTACCCTGAACTTGGGATTTGCTTTCAACCAGCGCTGTGTTTCGCGGCTTTTATGGATAATGTAGTTATCAACGATCAGCGTGATTGTTTTCGCCCGCCGGTAAGTGGCTTTCAGGTGCTTCAGCAGAGCGATAAACAGCGCTGAACTTTTGCTGTTGCCGCCCACGTAGCTGACTTTACCCGTGCCACTGTGCAGTGCGCCGGCCAGATAGTATTTTTCGTTCTGCCCCGGCGTCACTACCCGTTTCTGCTGTCCGCGCAACTGCCAGTCCGCACCGATTTTAGGATTAAGGTGAATATCCACTTCATCTTCATAAAATACCGGATGCTCTGCGTTGCATTCATCCAGCGCTTTGTGGATTACCGCCATCTTTTCATCTTTATGTGGGTCACGGATGCGCAGAGTTGGCGCGGCCCTGCGCCATACAAGCCCCGCAGATGGCAACCAGCGGCGAACGGTTCCTGCATGTAACTGGCAACCGGTTATCTCATTGATTTTTATTGCCAGTAATTCGGTGCTCCAGCGTGAACGTTGATAACCAAAATCGCCGGGAGAATGCTTTATCAGCTCACGTAACAGGGTGCAGATATGTTCAAAAGGCCAGCGTCGGGAGCGCCCTGCGGGTAAGGATTTCAGGCCTTCAATACCTGAGTGCGTAAACCAGTTAATCCAGCGACCAACGGATGAACGGGCACAACAGAGAGTTCTGGCAACATCGCTGACCCGTTCACCCCGATGAAGCATCAGCATGGCCGTGAGTCTGCGGGCATGATTTTTATCGCGCGTTTTATGAATAGCTTTCTGCATCAGGCGTCGTTCGCCACGGGGTATTGGTGCTATGATCGGCATCGCTCAGTCCGGTTGGTGGTTTTGGTTGGTTTGGCGAATGATCAGATCGCGCAATCCGGGCTGAGTTCCCTTTCAGTGATCTACTATTCCGCGCAGCTATTTAGTGTTGGCCTGCGGGTTCCCCCGCACCCGCTGTATGTAGTATCGGCAGCATCTGAGAAAACCACTACATGTAGTTATCAGCGCCACAACGGCGCGGGGACGAGTGCGGTTCGGAAAAATTGGGGTTTTACCGAATCCGGCAAAAGATTGCTTCCTATAACGTCCGCTTCTGGCACACAGCAGCCGTTAAGATGTAAGGCCTTACGCCAACTAAATCTAATGGGACAGATTTAGTTGGTGATGGTCAAGTAATCTGCAAACGGTCACCAAGTAAAATGCAAATGGGTAGTCAAGTCCGATGCAATTACGCACCCGGCAAGGTGGGCCGATTCCCACACGACAGCAGCGCCCGGCAAGGTGGGCGGATTTCCACACGGCAGCGGCGCCCGGCAAGGTGGGCCTATTCCCACACGGCAGCGGCGCCCGGCAAGGAGGGCCGATTCCCACACAGCACCGGCGCGCGGCAAGGTGGGCCGATTCCCACACGACAGCAGCGCCCGGCAAGGTGGGCGGATTTCCACACAGCACCGGCGCCCGGCAAGGTGGGCCGATTCCCACACGGCAGCGGCGCCCGGCAAGATGGGCGGATTTCCACACAGCACCGGCGCCCGGCAAGGTGGGCCGATTCCCACACGGCAGCGGCGCCCGGCAAGGTGGGCCGATTCCCACACGGCAGCGGCGCCCGGCAAGATGGGCGGATTCCCACACGGCAGCGGCGCCCGGCAAGATGGGCGGATTTCCACACGGCAGCGGCGCCCGGCAAGGTGGGCCGATTCCCACACAACAGCGGCGCCCGGCAAGATGGGCGGATTCCCATATCGACATGTATGTAGCTTGTGTTATCCGTGGATTGTGCAGCTCAGCGGGTCGCTTGTCGTATGGCGTAGTGTCCCCCGTAACCGGCCGCGTGCGGCCGCTAACGCGCAGTACGGCGCCGCGACCCGAAGGCGGGCCGCCGTTCCCGCGCGCAGGCGCGCGGCGCCCACTGCGCACCCCCGTGGGGGACGTACGGCGGCACTGTTGCAAATAGTCGGTGGTGATAAACTTATCATCCCCTTTTGCTGATGGAGCTGCACATGAACCCATTCAAAGGCCGGCATTTTCAGCGTGACATCATTCTGTGGGCCGTACGCTGGTACTGCAAATACGGCATCAGTTACCGTGAGCTGCAGGAGATGCTGGCTGAACGCGGAGTGAATGTCGATCACTCCACGATTTACCGCTGGGTTCAGCGTTATGCGCCTGAAATGGAAAAACGGCTGCGCTGGTACTGGCGTAACCCTTCCGATCTTTGCCCGTGGCACATGGATGAAACCTACGTGAAGGTCAATGGCCGCTGGGCGTATCTGTACCGGGCCGTCGACAGCCGGGGCCGCACTGTCGATTTTTATCTCTCCTCCCGTCGTAACAGCAAAGCTGCATACCGGTTTCTGGGTAAAATCCTCAACAACGTGAAGAAGTGGCAGATCCCGCGATTCATCAACACGGATAAAGCGCCCGCCTATGGTCGCGCGCTTGCTCTGCTCAAACGCGAAGGCCGGTGCCCGTCTGACGTTGAACACCGACAGATTAAGTACCGGAACAACGTGATTGAATGCGATCATGGCAAACTGAAACGGATAATCGGCGCCACGCTGGGATTTAAATCCATGAAGACGGCTTACGCCACCATCAAAGGTATTGAGGTGATGCGTGCACTACGCAAAGGCCAGGCCTCAGCATTTTATTATGGTGATCCCCTGGGCGAAATGCGCCTGGTAAGCAGAGTTTTTGAAATGTAAGGCCTTTGAATAAGACAAAAGGCTGCCTCATCGCTAACTTTGCAACAGTGCCCACCGTTGAACGTCACATCCGGGGCAAATGGGCCTGCGACAGCTGCGAGACGTTGATCCAGGCACCGGTGCCACCGCAGGTGATCGACAAAGGCATCCCCACCGCTGGCCTGCTGGCCCAGGTGCTGGTGGCCAAGTATGCCGACCATCTGCCGCTGTACCGTCAGGAACGCATGTTCGGCCGTGCCGGCCTGGAAATCCCGCGCTCCACCCTGGCCGAATGGGTGGGTGCCTGTGGTGTGCAGTTGCAGCCGCTGGTGGATGCGTTGAGAAATACTCTGCTGGAACACAGTGTTCTGCATGCCGATGAAACCCCGGTCAGCATGCTGGCCCCGGGCAAGAAGAAAACCCACAAGGCCTACGTCTGGGCCTACTGCACCACACCGTTTGCCGACCTGAAGGCAGCTATTTACGACTTCGCACCCAGCCGTGCAGGCGAACACGCCCGAACCTTCCTGGGTGACTGGCGGGGCAAGCTGGTCTGTGATGATTACGCTGGCTACAAGGCCGGGTTCGGCAACGGCATTACCGAAATCGGCTGTATGGCCCACGCCCGGCGCAAGTTCTATGACCTGCACGAGGCCAACAAGAGCGAATTGGCGGCCAAGGCCTTGGAATACATCGGTGGACTCTACGAGATCGAGCGGGAAACCAAAGATCTGCCACCGGATATGCGGCGGGAAATCCGGCAAACCAAAGCCAAACCCCTTGCCGATGCGCTGCATCAGTGGATGCTGGCCCATCGCCAGAAAGTGCCGGATGGCTCCGGCACGGCCAAAGCCCTGGATTACAGCCTCAAACGTTGGGAAGCGCTGACGCGCTACCTGGACGATGGCGCTGTGCCCATCGACAACAACTGGGTGGAAAACCAGATCCGACCCTGGGCGCTGGGGCGCAGCAATTGGCTGTTTGCGGGTTCACTGCGCAGTGGTCAACGTGCGGCTGCGGTCATGACCCTAATACAGTCAGCGAAGCTGAATCGGCATGATCCCTATGCCTACCTGAAGGATGTGCTGACTCGCCTGCCGACACAGAAGAACAACGCCATCGACGAGCTATTGCCCCACAACTGGAAACCGGCCATACCTAACAAGGTGTAGGCCGGACGTGTATGGAGAGCCTTCTTCGAAAGCTGGACAAGGTGCTAACTCTAGACGGCAGGATATGCCCTGGGAGATCGATGAGAGAAAGAGGAGGCCATAAGTAGAAAATTTCCCAAGCGACTGGTGGCTCGCTAGGCATACGTGTCGTGTTACTCCTAAGTTATTAGACACACTAGATTTTCCGGGCTTTGCTGGGCTGCGGGTGTCGCAGGTGTATGCCGCACGGAGATCGCAGTTAAACCTGATACTAGGCCGGCTCATGCACTAGCCGGATGTCGATTTCTCTGTCGACATACTTCCACTCCACCGAGGCCCGGAGTTCGGCCAAAAGCCTGTTAAAGCCCGGCTCATCAGACGGGGAATATTCGAACCACGTCAAGAAGTCGAAGGGTTCGCTCTCGCCCAGGTCCCGACAATGGTGGAGACGACGGGCCACAGCAGGGAGATATTGGAGCCCAATGTGAATGTGACGGGACTGCTCCTCAAAAATCTTCCGGCGTTCGTCTTGAGCCAGTCCCCACCATGAGGGGTTTTTCCGGATAGGGATCAGGGCGGCACAGGTGGCCTCTGCTCGACCCAAACTTGGCTGCTTCGCCACGAGACGATCCTTCTCTTCACGCACGACATAACGCTCGTTACTCGTTATCCCGCGAAGAAGCCATTTGGTGCCCAAAGGCTGCGGCGAAACAGAGCCAGCGGCTACGTCGAGCCGGGGGATTCCAGGGAGAGGGGCTCCCGCCACGGCATCCATCCGAACAACGCGCCAAACACCCGTTTCTCCACCAGCGAACGTAAATAATCGTGTATTCATCAGTTTCCTCTCAGGCCTTTCGCCTATTTCTCAGCCAACGCAAAACCGGCATTGCCCGGCGCAACCACTGAAACAAATATAAAAGGTTCGGGGCCAGAGTTCATTGCACCATGTACCTGCCCAGGTTTTGCGATCGCAATATCTCCAGCTTTAAGATGAGTGACTATGCCGTTACCTTGATGATATTCGGCTTCACCTGAGATAACCGTCCAAGTATCTTGGCCGTGAGGATGTACATGGGAAGCTATTTCCTGCCCAGGGTGGGCGTGCCAAACAACGACGACAGAGTCATTGGTTTCCAGAACAACCGAACGAATCGGTTCGCCGTTAGACGGACGAACATATTCATCCACCGAAAAAATCCGCGATTCAGTTTCTGCTCTCATGTTCACACCCATTTAAAACTGATTGGACACGTACTCTAAACGCAACTGCGCCTGGACAGCACATGAAGATATGTACCTAAGCGCCCTTCGGGAAAACTATGCTCTGGCGCACAGAGACCGTCAATACTCCGTCGTGGGTAGGCATGACATAACGGGAGGAGACGGGCGACGCTTTGGTCATATGTACATGAGAAGGTGGCTCGCCCGCTCGGCAGGGTTGTTGTCGATGGGCAGGTGTCCCCCTTTCGATGTAGCGGATCAGCTTTAACCAGTTGCTCGCAAGGCAATTGATTGCTTGCCCAAGGCACTTTGACGACGTGACCTGGGGAGGGGTTTTGTCCAGCCTAGCTTTCAGTTGCTCCAGGAAAGCCTGGCTTTGCGACTGGCGCGTCTGGTATCGCTGGGCATCGCCCGCCTCTTCCATGTCGCGCTCGATGCCGTAGAGCTTGTTGATAAGAGTCAGTGCCATCTCCGCTCG
This Klebsiella sp. WP3-W18-ESBL-02 DNA region includes the following protein-coding sequences:
- the cynS gene encoding cyanase; translation: MIHAQINRDIRLSLADQILLIKAKKDLTFAQLTDGTGLSEAFVTAALLGQHALPADAARLVGEKLSLDEDAVLLLQMIPLRGSIDDRVPTDPTIYRFYEILQVYGSTLKVLVHEKFGDGIISAINFKLDVKKVADPEGGERAVITLDGKYLPTKPF
- a CDS encoding IS630-like element ISEc33 family transposase; translation: MPIIAPIPRGERRLMQKAIHKTRDKNHARRLTAMLMLHRGERVSDVARTLCCARSSVGRWINWFTHSGIEGLKSLPAGRSRRWPFEHICTLLRELIKHSPGDFGYQRSRWSTELLAIKINEITGCQLHAGTVRRWLPSAGLVWRRAAPTLRIRDPHKDEKMAVIHKALDECNAEHPVFYEDEVDIHLNPKIGADWQLRGQQKRVVTPGQNEKYYLAGALHSGTGKVSYVGGNSKSSALFIALLKHLKATYRRAKTITLIVDNYIIHKSRETQRWLKANPKFRVIYQPVYSPWVNHVERLWQALHDTITRNHQCRSMWQLLKKVRHFMETASPFPGGKHGQAKV
- a CDS encoding IS6-like element IS26 family transposase, translated to MNPFKGRHFQRDIILWAVRWYCKYGISYRELQEMLAERGVNVDHSTIYRWVQRYAPEMEKRLRWYWRNPSDLCPWHMDETYVKVNGRWAYLYRAVDSRGRTVDFYLSSRRNSKAAYRFLGKILNNVKKWQIPRFINTDKAPAYGRALALLKREGRCPSDVEHRQIKYRNNVIECDHGKLKRIIGATLGFKSMKTAYATIKGIEVMRALRKGQASAFYYGDPLGEMRLVSRVFEM
- a CDS encoding chlorite dismutase family protein, translated to MNTRLFTFAGGETGVWRVVRMDAVAGAPLPGIPRLDVAAGSVSPQPLGTKWLLRGITSNERYVVREEKDRLVAKQPSLGRAEATCAALIPIRKNPSWWGLAQDERRKIFEEQSRHIHIGLQYLPAVARRLHHCRDLGESEPFDFLTWFEYSPSDEPGFNRLLAELRASVEWKYVDREIDIRLVHEPA
- a CDS encoding cupin domain-containing protein; protein product: MGVNMRAETESRIFSVDEYVRPSNGEPIRSVVLETNDSVVVVWHAHPGQEIASHVHPHGQDTWTVISGEAEYHQGNGIVTHLKAGDIAIAKPGQVHGAMNSGPEPFIFVSVVAPGNAGFALAEK